A part of bacterium genomic DNA contains:
- a CDS encoding bifunctional metallophosphatase/5'-nucleotidase, with product MKRSLICIALLVVAAQFAQAETYKLVICNTNDVHGGVDSSKATFMNPEFPPELGGGASLATLAKRLRQHAQENGKGFLLLDTGDIFQGTLVGTKSEGEAVMRFMNEVKYDAWVLGNHEFDLGRHVPEKLIRMAEFPTLSANTYDITNGDTTNFCGTYIIKEYGPLKVGIIGITTSGTERASFEENVRNLYFAPETTTLEKYRDSLRALGCNVIIAACHLGLPFDRWDAWDDLERREKEGWKSPYVRNSFELARRVPGIDILFAGDIHVGYVEPWVDPVTHTPCFQGYGRGTNLMAVEFEFDVATGQLLGWKNFSDESTLITLFSDQFPRDREIAECIDTVVARVEVGFNDVIGKAEQPITRIGEAESALGNLVCDAMLWRLKGDISITNKGGVRTDLPGGNLTPQDVFNVLPFDNTLGAVEVTGAFIKEMIEDKVAYGGSGLYVGGMRVKVDRTRERGDRVILLEIGGKPVEPDKTYRLVTTDYLLEGNSGMEKLSALRSQAAVESGVYMREAVIEYIKSHIEPLRPKLDGRWQFVDRS from the coding sequence ATGAAGAGAAGTTTGATTTGCATAGCGCTGTTGGTGGTCGCGGCGCAGTTTGCGCAGGCGGAAACCTACAAACTGGTCATCTGTAACACAAATGACGTACACGGCGGCGTCGATTCGTCGAAGGCGACGTTTATGAATCCGGAGTTTCCGCCGGAGCTCGGCGGCGGCGCTTCGCTGGCAACGCTTGCAAAGCGATTGCGGCAGCACGCACAGGAGAACGGCAAGGGCTTTCTGCTGCTCGACACGGGTGATATTTTTCAGGGTACCCTCGTGGGCACGAAGAGCGAAGGTGAAGCGGTGATGCGCTTCATGAACGAAGTGAAGTATGACGCTTGGGTGCTCGGCAATCATGAGTTTGACCTCGGCCGTCATGTGCCTGAGAAGTTAATCAGGATGGCGGAGTTTCCCACGCTGTCCGCGAATACCTATGATATCACGAACGGGGACACGACGAATTTTTGCGGCACGTATATCATCAAGGAATACGGTCCGCTGAAAGTCGGAATCATCGGGATTACGACTTCGGGAACGGAGCGCGCGAGTTTTGAAGAGAATGTGCGGAATCTTTATTTCGCACCGGAAACAACAACTCTCGAAAAGTATCGCGACAGTTTACGCGCGCTGGGCTGCAATGTCATTATCGCGGCCTGCCATTTGGGACTGCCGTTTGACCGTTGGGATGCGTGGGACGACCTCGAACGCCGTGAGAAGGAGGGGTGGAAATCACCTTATGTTCGCAACTCCTTTGAATTGGCGCGCCGGGTGCCGGGAATAGACATATTGTTCGCCGGCGATATTCACGTCGGGTATGTCGAGCCCTGGGTTGACCCGGTGACGCATACGCCGTGTTTTCAGGGGTACGGCCGGGGGACGAATCTGATGGCCGTGGAATTTGAGTTTGACGTGGCGACGGGACAGCTCTTGGGGTGGAAGAATTTTTCCGACGAGAGTACACTGATAACGCTGTTCTCCGATCAATTTCCGCGCGACCGGGAGATTGCGGAGTGTATTGACACGGTTGTGGCTCGCGTGGAGGTCGGATTCAACGATGTAATTGGCAAGGCTGAACAGCCGATAACACGCATCGGCGAAGCGGAATCCGCCTTGGGTAATCTGGTGTGTGATGCCATGCTGTGGCGGCTAAAAGGAGATATTTCCATCACGAACAAAGGCGGCGTACGTACGGACTTGCCGGGCGGGAATTTGACTCCGCAGGATGTTTTTAATGTGCTTCCGTTTGACAACACACTCGGCGCGGTGGAAGTGACGGGCGCGTTTATCAAGGAGATGATCGAAGACAAGGTCGCCTACGGTGGCAGCGGCTTGTATGTGGGCGGTATGCGCGTGAAGGTTGACCGCACGCGCGAGCGCGGCGACAGAGTGATTTTGCTGGAAATCGGTGGAAAGCCTGTCGAACCGGACAAAACCTACAGACTCGTGACGACGGATTATCTGCTGGAAGGCAATTCCGGCATGGAGAAACTCTCGGCATTGCGCAGTCAAGCGGCGGTGGAATCCGGAGTCTATATGCGTGAGGCGGTCATTGAGTATATCAAATCGCACATTGAGCCGCTCCGTCCGAAACTGGACGGCAGATGGCAGTTCGTGGACAGAAGCTAA
- a CDS encoding lamin tail domain-containing protein produces the protein MRLKAVLMLCLLAPMAFGQVMINEVLYDNQGTDDTNILYTEIYGPAGTDLDGWSLVGINGNGGAVYFTVNLTGTIPNDGYYVVGGSAVQNVDQVSPHDWQNAGSADAVSCDGIDLRNAQGQTVDHLCYGQCDADDNCTGEGGTNAPDPFPSQGVNYPLARIPDHSDTDNNATDWASADTQTPGAPNSGEPCDPIVAILEDLRENDDNGVPTLLGEFVVVRGIVNVNNYTLDSLTESNFFIQDDNAGVNVFRGTVPAGITEGDCVEVSGWVGQFNGLTEILASGAGNCTFQVEVLEGTGEITPLVLTGASFLEAFEGMLVEVRNVTIVGGDPWPSGSGQNANITVTDGAGTLTIRFDGDSQAGTAPQPSGPFTVRGIVTQFDNSSPYTDGYQITLRYPTDVIAGSAVGDEPLAMAESFALVNSYPNPFNGIATLEFAVGSARDINITITDVLGREVYANRMSNLTPGTHRMQWSPEGAAGLYFVRATSATTVQTSKLLYLK, from the coding sequence ATGCGTTTGAAAGCGGTTTTAATGTTGTGTCTGCTTGCGCCGATGGCATTCGGACAGGTGATGATCAACGAGGTTCTCTATGACAATCAGGGGACCGACGACACGAACATTCTCTATACCGAAATTTACGGTCCGGCAGGGACGGATCTTGACGGCTGGTCGTTGGTTGGAATCAACGGCAACGGTGGCGCGGTATATTTTACGGTGAACTTGACCGGCACGATTCCGAATGACGGATATTACGTCGTCGGCGGATCGGCGGTGCAAAACGTTGATCAGGTTTCACCGCACGATTGGCAGAACGCTGGCAGCGCGGACGCGGTGTCCTGCGACGGCATAGATTTGCGCAACGCGCAGGGGCAAACGGTTGACCATCTTTGCTACGGACAGTGCGATGCGGACGACAATTGCACGGGCGAAGGCGGCACGAACGCTCCGGATCCGTTTCCGTCACAGGGTGTGAACTATCCTCTGGCGCGTATTCCTGATCATTCGGATACGGACAATAACGCGACGGACTGGGCGAGCGCGGACACTCAAACTCCGGGCGCGCCGAACAGCGGCGAACCGTGCGATCCGATTGTCGCGATCCTTGAAGATTTGCGCGAGAACGACGACAACGGTGTGCCGACTTTGCTCGGTGAATTTGTTGTTGTGCGCGGCATCGTGAATGTCAACAATTACACGCTGGACAGCCTGACGGAATCGAACTTCTTTATTCAGGATGACAACGCGGGAGTTAACGTGTTCCGCGGCACAGTTCCGGCAGGGATTACGGAAGGCGACTGCGTGGAGGTATCGGGCTGGGTCGGTCAGTTCAACGGGTTGACAGAGATTCTCGCTTCAGGCGCGGGTAATTGCACATTCCAAGTCGAGGTACTCGAAGGAACGGGCGAGATAACTCCTCTGGTGTTGACGGGCGCATCCTTCCTCGAAGCATTTGAAGGCATGCTGGTCGAAGTTCGCAATGTGACGATTGTCGGCGGCGATCCGTGGCCGTCGGGTTCGGGTCAGAATGCGAATATCACAGTGACGGACGGAGCGGGAACGCTGACGATTCGCTTTGACGGAGATTCGCAGGCAGGCACGGCTCCGCAGCCGTCGGGTCCGTTCACGGTGCGCGGCATCGTGACGCAGTTTGACAACAGCTCTCCTTATACGGACGGCTATCAAATCACATTGCGCTATCCAACTGACGTGATTGCCGGATCGGCGGTCGGCGATGAACCGCTTGCGATGGCGGAGAGTTTTGCATTGGTGAACAGCTATCCGAATCCGTTTAACGGAATCGCGACGCTCGAGTTTGCGGTCGGCAGCGCGCGCGACATCAACATTACGATTACGGACGTGCTGGGACGCGAAGTGTATGCGAACCGGATGAGCAACCTGACACCGGGCACACATCGTATGCAGTGGTCACCGGAAGGAGCGGCCGGATTGTATTTCGTTCGCGCGACATCGGCCACGACAGTGCAGACGAGCAAACTGCTTTATCTGAAGTAG
- a CDS encoding SRPBCC domain-containing protein produces the protein MPVYKQIEGNHRAIIGEFEFDLAPQDVWRALTDPEEIANWFSLRARVEGKVNGEIQFDWKPLFDFEWIDRITIWEPDKRLAFAPRPETVAKEGLDYLCEFVITTGKGKTKLTMVHSGFSTDAKWDDEFDSYFGGWNYELFSLSHYLTHHFGKQRRLIWTALNYAEHGITNPYKHLADSTGLFAEKSLRSFKVGDTFRFPLNESEIIQGKVVQLEPDGHDQFAGVIESLNQGLFRIGAGQRFFFAWLALYDMDEQRAVRIEKLFHERFAAALAQPA, from the coding sequence ATGCCGGTCTATAAGCAAATCGAAGGGAATCACCGCGCCATAATCGGCGAATTTGAATTTGATCTCGCACCGCAGGATGTCTGGAGAGCTCTCACCGACCCCGAAGAAATCGCCAACTGGTTCAGTCTGCGCGCGCGTGTCGAAGGAAAAGTGAACGGCGAAATTCAATTCGATTGGAAGCCGCTCTTTGATTTCGAGTGGATTGACCGTATCACCATCTGGGAACCTGACAAAAGATTGGCCTTCGCTCCCCGGCCTGAAACCGTCGCCAAAGAGGGACTCGACTACCTCTGCGAGTTTGTCATCACCACCGGCAAAGGCAAAACCAAACTGACGATGGTTCATTCCGGCTTCTCAACTGACGCCAAATGGGATGATGAGTTCGATTCCTACTTCGGCGGCTGGAACTATGAACTGTTCTCGCTTTCACATTATCTGACACATCACTTCGGAAAACAGCGCCGCCTCATCTGGACGGCACTCAATTACGCCGAACACGGTATTACGAATCCCTACAAACATCTCGCGGACTCCACCGGTCTGTTTGCGGAAAAGAGCCTTCGCAGCTTCAAAGTCGGCGATACCTTTCGTTTCCCACTGAATGAGTCCGAAATCATTCAAGGGAAAGTCGTGCAACTCGAACCGGACGGCCACGACCAATTCGCGGGCGTCATCGAGAGTTTGAATCAAGGTCTCTTTCGCATCGGTGCCGGTCAGCGTTTCTTTTTTGCCTGGCTTGCCCTTTACGACATGGACGAGCAGCGTGCCGTGAGAATCGAAAAACTCTTTCACGAAAGATTCGCCGCCGCGCTTGCCCAACCGGCATAA
- a CDS encoding helix-turn-helix transcriptional regulator → MNAARIISDLEVAAQILNQERQELLDLLKESHSASSLARITNRPRQQINYHLRELEKRGFIKHVEDRRRGNCIERVLVRTNDVLYFSPDVLGKMAPAPEREPDKLSANFLLATAARLIRDLGRVMQKATEQKKKVATLTFSAEVSFASADERAKFAAEVTDALTRITAKYNNDAPDSRKFAWMFGAYPIVKDD, encoded by the coding sequence ATGAACGCCGCGAGAATTATCTCCGACCTCGAAGTCGCCGCTCAAATCCTCAATCAGGAGCGACAAGAGCTGCTTGACCTCCTGAAAGAGTCCCATTCCGCCAGTTCGCTTGCCCGCATTACCAATCGTCCGCGCCAGCAAATCAACTATCACCTGCGTGAACTTGAAAAACGCGGATTCATCAAGCACGTCGAAGACCGCAGGCGGGGAAACTGCATCGAACGGGTGCTCGTGCGCACCAACGATGTGCTCTACTTCAGCCCTGATGTTCTCGGCAAAATGGCGCCTGCCCCGGAACGTGAACCTGACAAACTCTCGGCTAACTTTCTGCTCGCTACCGCTGCGCGTCTGATTCGTGACCTCGGCCGTGTGATGCAAAAAGCCACGGAGCAAAAAAAGAAAGTCGCGACACTGACTTTCTCTGCCGAAGTTTCCTTTGCGAGCGCCGACGAACGCGCGAAATTCGCTGCTGAAGTCACCGATGCACTGACTCGCATCACCGCAAAATACAATAATGATGCTCCCGACTCGCGGAAATTCGCGTGGATGTTCGGAGCGTATCCAATCGTCAAAGATGATTAA
- a CDS encoding endonuclease MutS2 translates to MIGEETLLALEWERVISIAAGLAASPLGAERLLALDVPVSKNRAELLLIRTQEMVRVLTETDGGLPMDGLADVREPLSRAAIEGASLDPLDLRKIAESIACYNRVRVQLHTRGESLPELAGLAGRLWDHGRIAKQIESAIDLNGELFDDASPDLKRLRHERRKENKHLEDRLGSIMQKWADQGYLQDSVVSFRDGKLVLPVRDDAKHKVQGVMVDTSASGATVFLEPVETLPISNKLRQLELEEKREIHRILLKLTALVHEHLEEIILSLEIMAEFDELYARARLALRWEGTAPELNDIGVIRLWRARHPLLIERMREKKLQSVVPLTLEIIPPIRTVVVSGPNAGGKTVALKTVGLLSLMAGAGFFIPASSGSQLPYFESIWADIGDAQSLEGDLSTFTGHVARLRKMTEESARSKLLLVDEIGSSTDPAIGAALAQATLLEWTMQNAVSVVTTHHGSLKAFAHETEGLVNGSMAFDEQSLTPTYHFREGLPGSSYALEIAQRVGFPNRVLTRARSFLDKGALGLEELVSELSRKIEEYEKLRKESDLKLTQYEALSKLYQERSDELKKIKAQAKKQALAEAEKLVEESRKEIEKLVQQIKEQQAEKAAVTSAREKLRALREKVEVEKTKNVKELKEPVPEIRRPQAIEVGLHVGVDGVEGEGVVTNLKRGGKQVEVEMNGMRLWFDASRLYMPDLSKKKKSAQIKVNVQMSDERITGELDLRGKLGDEAVPMIDRYLAVASEQRYPSVKIIHGKGTGALRVRVREFLQRHPLVKNMHDGGANQDDFGSTVVELY, encoded by the coding sequence ATGATTGGTGAAGAAACCCTCCTCGCTCTCGAATGGGAGCGGGTTATCTCTATTGCCGCCGGCTTGGCCGCTTCACCCCTCGGGGCGGAGCGGCTTTTAGCACTCGATGTTCCCGTCTCAAAGAACCGCGCTGAACTTCTGCTTATTCGCACACAGGAAATGGTTCGTGTGCTCACGGAGACGGACGGCGGATTACCCATGGATGGTCTTGCCGACGTTCGCGAACCACTCTCGCGTGCCGCTATTGAGGGAGCAAGCCTCGACCCGCTTGACTTACGCAAGATTGCCGAATCCATCGCCTGCTATAATCGTGTCCGCGTGCAGCTTCACACGCGAGGTGAATCACTCCCCGAACTGGCAGGACTTGCCGGCCGTCTCTGGGACCACGGCCGTATCGCCAAACAAATCGAATCCGCCATTGATCTCAACGGCGAGCTCTTTGATGATGCGTCTCCCGACTTGAAACGGCTCCGTCACGAACGCCGCAAGGAAAACAAGCACCTCGAGGACCGGCTCGGATCCATCATGCAGAAATGGGCGGACCAAGGCTATCTGCAGGACAGCGTCGTCAGTTTCCGCGACGGCAAACTCGTTCTCCCTGTGCGCGATGATGCCAAGCACAAAGTGCAGGGAGTGATGGTGGACACCAGCGCCTCCGGCGCCACCGTCTTTCTTGAACCCGTCGAAACACTTCCTATTTCCAACAAGCTTCGGCAACTCGAACTCGAAGAAAAGCGCGAAATTCATCGCATTCTTTTGAAACTCACAGCGCTTGTCCACGAGCACCTCGAAGAGATTATTCTCTCGCTTGAAATCATGGCCGAGTTCGATGAGCTTTATGCGCGCGCAAGACTCGCGCTGCGTTGGGAAGGCACTGCGCCGGAACTCAATGATATCGGTGTCATCCGGCTGTGGCGCGCCAGGCATCCGCTCTTGATTGAGCGCATGCGCGAAAAAAAATTACAGTCCGTTGTTCCGCTCACTTTAGAAATCATCCCCCCGATTCGCACCGTCGTTGTTTCCGGCCCCAACGCCGGCGGCAAAACGGTGGCGCTGAAAACCGTCGGTCTCTTGAGCCTGATGGCTGGCGCGGGCTTCTTTATTCCCGCTTCCTCCGGAAGTCAGCTCCCGTACTTCGAAAGCATCTGGGCTGACATCGGCGACGCGCAATCCCTCGAAGGGGATTTGTCAACTTTCACCGGTCACGTCGCGCGATTGCGAAAAATGACAGAGGAATCCGCGCGCAGCAAGCTCCTGCTTGTGGATGAAATCGGTTCCTCCACCGACCCCGCAATTGGTGCCGCACTCGCGCAAGCCACGTTGCTCGAATGGACGATGCAGAATGCCGTCAGTGTCGTCACCACACACCATGGCTCGCTGAAAGCCTTCGCGCACGAAACCGAAGGTTTGGTGAACGGCTCAATGGCTTTCGACGAACAAAGCCTGACTCCAACATATCACTTCCGTGAAGGATTGCCCGGCTCAAGCTACGCCCTCGAAATTGCCCAGCGAGTCGGATTTCCTAACCGTGTCCTGACTCGTGCACGCTCCTTCCTCGATAAGGGCGCGCTCGGTCTCGAAGAACTCGTCAGCGAACTCTCACGCAAGATCGAGGAATACGAAAAACTGCGCAAAGAGTCCGACCTGAAGCTCACTCAGTACGAAGCGCTCTCCAAACTCTATCAGGAGCGGTCTGACGAACTGAAGAAAATCAAGGCGCAAGCCAAGAAACAGGCTCTCGCGGAAGCGGAAAAGCTTGTCGAAGAGTCGCGTAAGGAAATCGAAAAGCTCGTTCAGCAGATTAAAGAACAGCAGGCTGAAAAAGCCGCCGTCACGTCCGCGCGTGAAAAATTGCGTGCGCTTCGCGAAAAAGTCGAAGTCGAAAAGACAAAAAATGTCAAGGAGCTGAAGGAACCGGTTCCTGAAATTCGCCGTCCGCAAGCCATTGAAGTCGGCTTGCATGTCGGGGTGGACGGCGTCGAAGGTGAAGGTGTGGTCACAAATCTGAAGCGCGGCGGCAAACAGGTCGAAGTCGAAATGAACGGCATGCGCTTGTGGTTCGATGCGTCGCGGCTCTACATGCCCGACCTCTCGAAAAAGAAAAAGTCGGCACAAATCAAAGTCAACGTGCAAATGAGTGATGAGCGCATCACCGGCGAACTCGATCTGCGCGGCAAGCTTGGTGATGAGGCCGTTCCCATGATTGACCGCTATCTTGCTGTCGCTTCAGAACAGCGATATCCCAGTGTCAAAATCATTCACGGCAAAGGCACCGGCGCGCTGCGCGTCCGCGTTCGTGAGTTTCTTCAGCGGCACCCTCTGGTCAAAAATATGCATGACGGAGGCGCCAATCAGGATGACTTCGGCTCCACCGTCGTCGAGCTATATTAA
- a CDS encoding CvpA family protein: MHILDILIIFLLIGFGIGGIRRGFLFELMITIGLAASLLLTLLFRDQLQDIAGRFADPGWELRWASGLVFLLFFLLIYLVFAYFGHRMHTWIDGTKLKWPDRILGLLGGTAKGIFLLAALVMVIQWADASGNMSTFMNKSKLIREGKKVAFSITHWESWEKRRWV; encoded by the coding sequence ATGCATATCCTTGATATCCTCATCATCTTCCTACTCATCGGCTTCGGCATCGGCGGAATCCGGCGCGGCTTCCTCTTCGAACTGATGATCACCATCGGTCTTGCGGCAAGCTTGCTCCTGACGCTGCTCTTCCGGGACCAATTACAGGATATCGCCGGACGCTTCGCCGACCCCGGTTGGGAATTGCGCTGGGCATCGGGTCTGGTCTTCCTGCTTTTCTTCCTGCTTATCTACCTTGTCTTTGCCTATTTCGGACACCGTATGCACACGTGGATAGACGGCACGAAACTGAAATGGCCCGACCGAATTCTCGGCCTGCTCGGCGGAACGGCAAAAGGAATCTTCCTGCTTGCCGCTTTGGTCATGGTCATTCAATGGGCTGATGCAAGCGGAAATATGAGCACCTTCATGAATAAGTCAAAACTTATTCGCGAAGGAAAGAAAGTCGCCTTCAGCATCACCCACTGGGAGAGCTGGGAAAAGCGCAGGTGGGTATGA
- a CDS encoding 30S ribosomal protein S21 — translation MPFVKAREGEPMERLVRRFQKACEKSGILSEVRRRQFYEKPCETAKRERSQAERKIRKINRILRNR, via the coding sequence ATGCCATTTGTCAAAGCCCGAGAGGGTGAACCTATGGAGCGCCTTGTGCGCCGCTTTCAGAAGGCCTGTGAAAAGTCCGGAATCCTGTCCGAAGTCCGCCGCCGTCAATTCTACGAAAAACCCTGTGAAACGGCCAAGCGGGAACGCAGCCAAGCTGAGCGTAAGATTCGCAAAATCAACCGAATCCTCCGCAACCGCTAA
- a CDS encoding ammonia-forming cytochrome c nitrite reductase subunit c552, with amino-acid sequence MFFISAVAVLFLVWLLTDIFEKKQEARYSYIKTQEISWGEPDPEKWKANFPREYAAYMKTMKTSELAKISPYARYGGSESFSKLEKDPRMVRLFAGYSFSVDYNEERGHMNALPDMLEIKRLGDKKPGSCMTCKSPQVPLFIEENGAEAFYKTPVKELVEKHGFKHSISCGDCHNSETMELLVRRPAYIEAQTRRGIDIKAHDQNLKRTDACAQCHVEYYWQKETNYVTFPWDKGLSIDSIEAYYDSIGFYDWVHAETGAKMVKMQHPEYEMWSSGIHSRSGVGCADCHMPYTRDGSIKITDHWIRSPYMNLTNACLTCHRESEDEMAMRIREIQDRTYNLMDRSEVAIIAAIDAIKAAIAAGATDAELEECRKLHRKAHIRWDFVSAENSMGFHSPQEATRMLGDAIDFARQAELSATKLLAKHGKLDVASLTK; translated from the coding sequence TTGTTTTTCATCAGCGCAGTGGCCGTTCTTTTTCTGGTGTGGCTGCTGACGGACATTTTTGAGAAGAAGCAGGAAGCCCGCTATTCCTATATCAAGACTCAGGAGATTTCGTGGGGCGAGCCGGATCCCGAGAAGTGGAAGGCGAATTTCCCGCGCGAATATGCGGCTTATATGAAGACGATGAAGACGTCGGAGCTTGCGAAGATCAGTCCGTATGCAAGATATGGCGGATCAGAATCGTTTTCGAAGCTTGAAAAGGACCCGCGAATGGTTCGGTTGTTCGCGGGCTACTCGTTCAGCGTTGACTATAACGAAGAGCGCGGGCATATGAATGCCCTTCCGGACATGCTCGAGATAAAACGACTTGGCGACAAGAAGCCGGGGTCGTGTATGACGTGCAAGAGTCCGCAAGTTCCGCTTTTTATCGAAGAGAACGGAGCTGAAGCATTTTACAAGACACCGGTTAAGGAACTTGTGGAAAAGCACGGATTCAAGCATTCGATATCGTGCGGCGACTGCCACAACTCGGAGACGATGGAGTTGCTCGTGCGGCGGCCTGCATACATAGAAGCGCAGACGCGGAGGGGGATAGACATCAAAGCGCACGATCAGAATTTGAAGCGGACGGACGCCTGCGCACAGTGTCATGTGGAGTATTACTGGCAGAAGGAGACAAATTATGTAACCTTCCCGTGGGACAAGGGGCTTTCGATTGACTCGATAGAAGCTTATTACGATTCCATCGGATTCTATGACTGGGTTCACGCGGAGACGGGCGCGAAGATGGTGAAGATGCAGCATCCGGAGTACGAAATGTGGAGCAGCGGTATTCACTCGCGGAGCGGCGTGGGCTGCGCGGATTGCCACATGCCTTACACGAGGGACGGATCCATCAAGATAACAGACCATTGGATACGCTCGCCGTATATGAATTTGACGAACGCGTGTTTGACATGCCATCGCGAGAGCGAGGACGAAATGGCGATGCGGATTCGGGAGATTCAAGACCGGACCTATAATTTGATGGACAGGTCGGAAGTTGCCATCATCGCGGCGATTGACGCAATCAAGGCAGCAATTGCGGCGGGAGCGACGGATGCGGAACTTGAAGAGTGCAGGAAGCTGCATCGCAAGGCACACATCCGTTGGGATTTTGTATCGGCGGAGAATTCGATGGGATTCCACAGTCCTCAGGAAGCGACACGCATGTTGGGTGACGCAATAGACTTTGCGCGGCAGGCGGAGCTTTCAGCGACGAAACTTCTGGCAAAACACGGCAAGCTTGATGTCGCATCGTTGACCAAATAG
- the nrfH gene encoding cytochrome c nitrite reductase small subunit — MKKPSFLVSLTAILLGAFVALGLYTAYYSKAYSYLQDDPLACVNCHVMKDAYDGWKVSSHRHITCNECHTPNDFVGKYATKMEHGARHSYVFTFGDPQLMRLKESGEDIVTNNCVACHQTLVNSTLPDHMNERRCLICHEGVAHGKMANRRR, encoded by the coding sequence ATGAAGAAACCCTCATTTCTGGTCTCGTTGACGGCGATATTGCTTGGCGCATTCGTGGCGCTTGGGCTGTACACGGCCTATTACAGTAAGGCGTATTCGTACCTTCAGGACGATCCGCTGGCATGCGTGAATTGCCATGTGATGAAGGACGCTTACGACGGCTGGAAGGTGTCGAGTCACCGTCACATCACGTGCAACGAGTGTCACACGCCGAATGATTTCGTCGGGAAGTATGCGACGAAAATGGAGCATGGTGCGCGGCACTCGTATGTGTTCACATTTGGCGATCCGCAACTGATGCGGCTGAAGGAATCCGGTGAAGACATCGTCACGAATAATTGCGTGGCATGTCATCAAACGCTCGTCAACTCAACCTTACCGGATCACATGAACGAGCGACGATGCTTAATCTGTCACGAAGGCGTTGCGCACGGGAAAATGGCGAATCGAAGAAGATAG